A region from the Triticum urartu cultivar G1812 chromosome 1, Tu2.1, whole genome shotgun sequence genome encodes:
- the LOC125544641 gene encoding uncharacterized protein LOC125544641, protein MHIEKNVCENIINTLLGMDKKSKDNYASRKDLEHLGIRKALQPVPVGEEFDFPAAPYAMVNENKKLFCQVLKGARFPDGCASDIRRNVLVKQKKITGLKSHDNHILLQQLLPLAVRNTPPKEVAIALVRVSRFFKKIYSPVISISDMEKLEGEIAETLCILETIFLPSFFDLMVHLMVHLPTQVRLWGPVKYSSMYPVERYNMKLKGFVRTKSHPEGSIIEGYVFDESLTYCSRYLQGCETRFNRKCRTDVPEPNVSTMPFFTNKGRFLAGKHVVTLDHKSWLQAHRYVLFNYDNIDPYLSKYDAYLSSIGHGTKLEISRTRHVKFHEWFKSHVAQLVANGEDISEEIRTLANGPFSAARKCNSYTIDGYNFHTKSYDEGRPTQSSGVALVSQILSPSCEDSENLMVTNKIYYGVITEILELNYNNKGSIVLFKCDWVDNRAQDKWVQVDYLGATCVNFKHLLKSDEPFILASQATQVYYVQDDLDKDWCFVRSFPHPRDLYDMFEAEDGAYDQHDAPSVPILDLDANVDLSVDVRNIPHSRTDIDGTLVRAIQQPKKKNGKRKR, encoded by the exons ATGCATATTGAAAAGAATGTATGTGAAAACATAATTAACACACTTTTAGGCATGGATAAGAAATCAAAAGATAATTATGCTTCTCGTAAAGATCTAGAGCATCTAGGAATAAGGAAAGCTCTCCAACCTGTCCCAGTTGGTGAAGAATTTGATTTTCCTGCTGCACCCTATGCAATGGTCAATGAAAATAAGAAATTGTTTTGCCAAGTTTTGAAGGGAGCTAGGTTCCCTGATGGTTGTGCATCTGATATACGCCGCAATGTCCTTGTCAAGCAGAAGAAGATCACTGGGTTGAAGAGCCACGACAATCATATTCTTTTGCAGCAATTGCTTCCGCTAGCTGTTCGGAACACACCGCCAAAGGAAGTCGCCATTGCATTGGTTCGTGTCAGCAGATTCTTCAAGAAAATATATTCTCCTGTCATTTCCATAAGTGATATGGAGAAGCTAGAGGGAGAAATAGCTGAGACCTTGTGCATTCTTGAGACCATATTTCTGCCATCATTTTTTGATCTTATGGTTCACTTGATGGTTCATCTTCCAACCCAAGTGAGGCTATGGGGCCCAGTAAAGTACAGCAGCATGTATCCGGTAGAGAG GTATAATATGAAGCTAAAGGGGTTTGTTCGTACCAAGAGCCATCCTGAGGGGTCAATTATAGAGGGCTATGTGTTTGATGAGTCCCTTACATATTGTTCCCGTTATTTACAAGGATGTGAGACTAGATTTAATAGAAAATGCAGAACTGATGTCCCTGAGCCCAATGTATCTACTATGCCATTCTTTACCAACAAGGGTCGATTTTTGGCTGGAAAGCATGTAGTGACCTTGGATCACAAGTCATGGCTGCAAGCACATCGATATGTTTTGTTTAATTATGATAACATAGATCCATACTTGAG CAAGTATGATGCCTATTTGTCTTCAATTGGCCATGGGACTAAGTTAGAGATTAGTCGCACTCGCCATGTGAAATTCCATGAGTGGTTTAAATCCCATGTGGCACAACTAGTTGCGAATGGTGAAGATATTTCTGAAGAGATTCGAACTTTAGCTAATGGGCCCTTCTCAGCTGCAAGGAAATGTAATAGCTATACCATAGATGGGTACAATTTCCACACGAAGTCCTATGATGAGGGTAGACCTACCCAAAGCAGTGGGGTTGCTCTTGTCTCTCAAATTCTGTCGCCCTCATGTGAAGATAGTGAAAATCTTATGGTCACAAATAAAATATATTATGGTGTGATAACCGAAATTCTTGAGTTAAATTATAACAACAAAGGAAGTATTGTGCTTTTCAAATGTGATTGGGTTGACAACCGTGCACAAGACAAGTGGGTTCAAGTTGATTATTTGGGTGCCACGTGTGTGAACTTCAAGCATTTACTCAAGTCTGATGAACCTTTTATTTTGGCATCTCAAGCAACTCAAGTGTACTATGTGCAAGATGATCTTGATAAAGATTGGTGTTTTGTTAGAAGTTTTCCACATCCACGAGACCTTTATGATATGTTTGAAGCGGAAGATGGTGCTTATGACCAGCATGATGCACCTAGTGTACCAATCCTTGATCTAGATGCCAATGTAGATCTCAGTGTTGATGTTAGAAATATACCTCATAGTAGGACAGATATAGATGGAACACTCGTTCGTGCAATTCAGCAACCAAA GAAAAAGAATGGAAAAAGGAAGAGATGA